tcatttttttattttaaaatttatattttcttttttattttatttttaaattttttttatttttcataaatttaaattattttttttatttaaatttattaaatttaattttttttaaatttaattaatttttatttttttaaattaatttttatttaatttaattttttaaaaaattaaatttaatcatattttttttaaattaaaatttatttaattaaattaaatttgtttagttattaaataattttttatgacaaattattattttttttattaattaattttatttaatttaatttattattttttattaatttcattaaataattaggtatttaaattaaaattcaataaattattaatttttttaattttatttttctataatttaagattttaatttttttttaaaaaaaatttttttttttaattttaattaattttttataattaatatttttttttgtttttaaattattttttattaatttttttttttatataaaaaattatttttttgaatatcaattttttaaaattaattttttatttttttaatgtagcaaaaaaaaatattcagttgaaaaaaaatttttttgatacacctaataatttttttctgtagaatTATGTGAcatgttttaattattcatgcatatcttcttccatttttctctccacaaaaaaaggtaaaatagaGTTGTTATTCATGAAAACTGAACCAAATCTTTGGACGAGTTACGGCACGatggaacgagaaaaaatcacCGATTTAGATAGCAAAATGTACGAATATGACGTACAAGGACGTGAGGAACTGACACACGATTCGCGTGCTTTGTTACTTACCGCCAAGGAAAAAGTGCAAATGATCACTCCAATCGGGtttcatgtaaatttgacAGCGAACATCAATGGTAAgtgcttttcattttttcctttgatcaaaaatttattggattttttgcacaaaaggcTCTAATATAACACGGAGTTACACTCCGATTCCTCGTACGTTCTCGCCGCTCAATGGAACGCCCGGAAATATCCCGTTACTCGTAAAATCGTGTGGTGCCTTATCGCAATACATAACAAGATCCCTTCCGTTTGCCAGTCAATTGAAAGTCTCGCGACCGATGGGCACGTTTCAGTTGACGAGTGTCAAGGATCATCGGAGATTTGCCCTTCTTGCGGCAGGAAGCGGATTAACGCCGATGTTGACGTTGATGGAATACTTGTTGAAGCGAAGTACAAACAAAGTGTGAGttttttgggagatttttaagaaaatttgaaaaaaaattaaaaaaaaattttttttttttgcagtgaggttattcaacttttatattttaacaaaacggAGGCTGATGTTTGGTGTCGTGCAACTATTGATGCTTTAGTTGAAAAGGAAGATCGGTgagttttcttattttaattttttttttttttttgcaaaaaatttttcttaatgatttttgttaaattaaattattcaattaattaaaatgattttaattagatttattttttgagctcagttttgaattaattttatttttttttattttgaaatttaattaatttatatttatttaataatttcatttttatttatgtttttcataaaatttattgtttttttttaattttaattattttttatgttttattataattattttaatactttaaaattttattttatttttttaattattttatttaattatttttattttgtaaatttatttttttttttttttttgataaaaatttttggttttcttaaaaaaatattttttttttattttatttttttaataaaaattatttttttacagttttaattttattctatttaatttttattttttattaaaattattttattattattaatttaaaaaattaatttttatttatttttaatttaaataattaattaattttattttttattaaattttattaataaaaaatttaaaaaatcgtcgaaaaaaattataaaaaaatttaatttttcttaaaaatattttttcacagctTAATCGTACGTCACATCCTCTCGTCGCCATCCGAATCATGGACCGGCGAATCAGGTCTCGTCTCAAAAGAGCAATTAACAACGTTAACTGACACCAAAAATCCGAATCACGTTACCTTCATATCGATTTGTGGTCCCGTGCCCTTCAATAACTTGTGTTCGCAGTTCCTACGTGAGATTAATTTCAAGCCCGACAACATTCACTTCTTTCAAGGATAAATCCCCTCGGTGTGCTGAGTAGATGGATGTTTGATGGGAACCTACagcattttaatgaaataataatttgtaatgacgatggagaaaaaaaaagtgtgtgtgtgcggtAACGGATGTGAAAGCAGAGATTATCAAAGCAGAATTTTTCCTTGTAGAGCATCACACAACGGCACACTGTCAGTctgaatttcattttcaattaatcattCTGTTCACGtgttttttctacaattttattttattttttcccttctATCAGGATGATACAAAGTAGGTAGTATATAAGCAAACGAGGCATTTCTATTTCTACTATACCGTTATTTATGAGAAactattcattatttttactactgtgagatgaaaaaagagaaaaaatctatatatctgaaaagaaagaagaagtaaataaataaaagtgcaaaaaaataatggaaaaatgttttgatttgCTGTGATTGGGAAAGGTAAGAGCGCAtttgcatatttaaaaatttacgtttctttgaaatttgaaaattaattttaaaatttatttttaaaataaaaaaaaaattttaaatttaaaaaaaatttttaaaaatttaaaaaaaaaattattgaaaaataaatttaatttttaatttaataaataattttaatacattaattattaattatttcaaatattttttttaatttttaaaaaaatatttttttttattaatttaaaaaatttttttattgatttattgaaaaattattaaaaaactcgaatttttacatttaaatttttaatttaataaataaaaaaaataattagttatcagaaatatttttaaatacaatttaaaaaaaattaaattaaattcaattaataaatttaaaaaaattaatttagtttaaatatttttttttaattatttaaaagaaaattaaaaaaaatttttttaattattttaaagaaaattttatttgtttttaaattttaaatattttaaaaataattattggtcaatttttttatatttatttttatttaaaaaaatattttattttaatcttaatatttttttttattttatattattttaaaaattttaaataattaaaaaaaaatatttaaactaaatttaattatttaaattattaatttaaattttatttatttattttttttttttaattttattttttatttaaaaatatttctgataattaattatttttgttatttattaaattaaaaatttaaatgtaaaaataataatttttaattattttataaaaaaaaattttgttttattttattttattttttaaatttttaaataaattttaaaattaattttcgaataaaattttaaattatttttttttcaaaaaaaaaaaaattttttaattttaaattatgaataccTAAGATGGactcgaaaataatttaaaatgcatttttttcgtttaaaacgCTTTAAGACAAGGAaaaaagaaagcaaaaaataaatttctattcaatttGTTATGCAAACTTCGTATTGATTGAGtctatcttctttttttcctttttccatCGCTTTCGTCAACTAAACTAACGAGATTGCATTTTTCAAAAgcgaaatatttcaataacaTTTGTTTagttaaagtcaaaaattattctcatTACGAATGCAAATTAAAgctaaagtcaaaaaattcgtCGACAGCTCAATTTTCCCGTTCATTATCCGAAAACGAGATATTAATGGCTTTATTTTTGACCTACCAACcggatatcaattgaaatatttattcagttcagcaaaatattttcagtgaGAAATACGCACAGAGGTCGAAAATGATACCATTCGTCCCAATTTTGgtgttatttttcttcgttaacGTTGCTGCGGCGGATTCTCATGGGGTACGAATGAAACTTTAcctttttctacaattttaaaagttttttatttgtatttttttttttttcaatagaaaatcgAGTACACAATGCGGGCGAAGAAAATTGACTGTATCGATAAGAATCCCAAATTGTGtggaaatattttgtgtgacTTGAAAGTTGTTTCGAGAACAGAAATTGTCGTGAATTTGGGGTGCGACGTTCAACGAGAGCTCAAAGAAATGACCTTTGCCGgagcaatttttatgaaaatcggAACAAATTATCGCATTTTTGGTCCATTTTTCAGTGTCGACTTTTGCGAGGCGctgaaaatgaggaaaaatattctattGAATTCCGTTTTTAAGCaagttgaggaaaaaaattcgcatGTTTTGCACGATTGTCCGTTCAAAGGCCCGACTTATATAAGAAATATGACGATAAGTGAGGCTTTTGGATTGTCAGCGTTGCCTCAAGGCGATTACAGGATCGAGGCACGAGTGTCGGAGACAAAGACAAATGCAACGGTGATTCATACGCGGatgtatttttacattaaGGCGACGGATCCGTTGAAAGACTTTAAAAATGCCTTTGTTGAGAtgaaattttcgtgaaaagtttttttctttgtttgtttttggttGTGAAAGTAATgagaagtaaataaatatgaatgtcAGCAACAGAGAAAGGAAAGGGATTTGCTTAGTTCCCGCAtcatttaacagaaaatttgctgaattcggtgaaaaaatctaataaatgagaaaaagaaCAAGATTTAATGgctaattttcattcaaaaagtcctttaaaacaaaactatgtcaaaggaaaatttttttttcagtttcaattttttggcagttttgagttgaaaaatgattaaaaatgataaattagagctctttggcaaatttttatccatttgaagcaagatttgacaaaaattgctttgacacagtttttgacacagtttttttgctcttgatttagtttttaaaacaaaactatttcaaaggaaacatttttttcagtttcaatttttttttaaaaattgagccctctgacaaatttttatccatttggagcaagatttgacaaaaattgctttgacacagttttttttttttgctctcttgatttagtttttaaacttttgtccTGGTtccatttaaattgatttgacaaaaattgctttgacacagtttttgacacagtttttttgctcttgatttagtttttaaaggacaaaactatgtcaaagaaaaattttttttttcagtttcaattttttggcagttttgagttataaaatgattaaaaatgataaattagagccctctgacaaatttttatccatttgaagcaagatttgacaaaaattgctttgacacagtttttttgctcttgatttagtttttaaaacaaaactatgtcaaaggaaaatttttttttcagtttcaattttttggcagttttgagttataaaatgattaaaaatgataaattagagccctctgacaaatttttatccatttgaagcaagatttgacaaaaaaaagttttttgtgtcaaagaaaaaattttttttcattttcaattttttggcagttttgagttacaaaatatttcttgatttagtttttaaaacaaaactatgtcaaaggaaaatttttttttcagtttcaatttttttgcagttttgagttgaaaaatgattaaaaatgataaattagagcccttggcaaatttttatccatttgaacaagatttgacaaaaattgctttgacacagtttttgacacagtttttttgctcttgatttagtttttaaaacaaaactatgtcaaagaaaaaatttttttttcagtttcaattttttggcagttttgagttataaaatgattaaaaatgataaattagagccctctgacaaatttttatccatttggagcaagctttgacaaaaattgctttgacacagtttttgacacagtttttttgctcttgatttagtttttaaaacaaaactatgtcaaaggaaaaaattttttttcagtttcaattttttggcagttttgagttataaaatgattaaaaatgataaattagagccctctgacaaatttttatccatttggagcaagatttgacaaaaattgctttgacacagtttttgacacagttttttttgctcttgatttagtttttaaaacaaaactatgtcaaaggaaaaattttttttcagtttcaattttttggcagttttgagatataaaatgattaaaaatgataaattagagccctctgacaaatttttatccatttgaagcaagatttgacaaaaattgctttgacacagtttttgacacagtttttttgctcttgatttagtttttaaaacaaaactatgtcaaaggaaaaattttttttcagtttcaattttttggcagttttgagttataaaatgattaaaaatgataaattagagctctttggcaaatttttatccatttgaagcaatttttatttgacaaaaattgctttgacacagtttttgacacagtttttttgctcttgatttagtttttaaaacaaaactatgtcaaaggaaaaatttttttcagtttcaattttttggcagttttgagttataaaatgatttgataaattaactctggcaaatttttatccatttggagcaagatttgacaaaaattgctttgacaaagttttttttgctcttgatttagtttttaaaacaaaactatgtcaaagaaaaattttttttagtttcaattttttggcagttttgagttgaaaaatgattaaaaatgataaattagagccctctgacaaatttttatccatttgaagcaagatttgacaaaaattgctttgacacagtttttttgctcttgatttagtttttaaaacaaaactatgtcaaaggaatttttttttagttttgaaattaagaaagaattaatttaaaagaaaaattgaaaaattaaattttaaaattttgatgaattcaaagaaaataaaagttttaaaacttttgaaagacATTTTgttgaagatttttataaaataagaattatttggctaatttataaaaaaaattgccaataatttaaaattttctcggaaaaattgatattttcgtGAATTAAGAGGTGCCCAATTTGAGAGATTATActgtacttaaaaatttatttataataaaaatttattaaaaaatattttttttgttataattaaaattcaattttaataattttcaaaaatatttttttagaagaaaaaaattaataaaaaaattttcaaaaaattacctttaacaaaataaaatttagaaatattttctttagaaaaaaaaaattaaaaaataaataaaacaaactttttctacattgtaatttttttttatttagtttttcatcattacggtgtttatttttctttactaatatttaaattttatgtatcaCATTATTTTTCGCACATCTTTGTTCTAACAAAGaagctttcttttttttttaatttattccaatttattactaagtattattttatttttatcatttagagTTAAGATGAACCTaaacaaagtttaaaattagaaaaaaacatgttttttttaaatcgtcgAGTGTTCCTGTTTTTCTGTGTGCtgagtgagaaaaaaatcaaagaaaataatactaactacttttttttgtgttgaaatattatttgaggtaatctttttctgttattgtattttttttaatttttttttataattttttttttttttttgaaacgttTAAGAAGAAGAATTTTCGTATCAGTAAGAGCCTGAACTATCTGGATAATCGGTGGCAAACTCATGCATGTGACGCGGCTTGCAATCGGGACAATACCATTTGCCTGTGGGCGCCATCAAAATCCCCACACACTCGAAATGGAACCATTCAACGCGACAATTGTCGTCATCGCATCCAATCATTTCCGAAACCTCGTCATACGGGCATCGACAATAACAGTAGACTTTCTCTCCTTCGTTCGCAGGGCGCCAATTAGCGGGTTTCTGAATGGGATACCCTTCGCGATAGTATGGATTCGATGAATTTTGCGGGAATTGGGGCGTTTGAGATTGTAGCGGGGCAGTTGCTGGCGGCGTCGGATACAGAGGTTGATTGAACGACGACGGATATTGCTCGAGTTGGATGTTTTGTGTCGCTGGGGCGTTGATAATTCGCGGACCTGTTCGTTCAGCGACGACTTTCGGTTTGCGTTGTCGCGGTTTTGTTGGCTTGGCAGCGGGCGTTCGTGCCTTTTTCGTCCCTAATTTAATCTTTGGTATGCGTTTTTGTGTTGCTGCGGGCTGAACGATGGTCAAACTATTCCTCTCGTCGCCagaatcgtcgtcgtcgtcactaTCCCCGGTCGGAAAAATATTTCCCAAATCATTATTCGGGCGAATTGATATCTTCAGAGGTTCAACCATGCGCGTTGGTTGACTAATAATTTGAGAAGTTTTGATAATAACAGGCGGCAAAATAAGATCTTCGCTCCGTTCGACCGAATTGACGCGCGAATTCGATCGACTTGAAGGATTTTTCGCGGAAGAAGGTCTTTTTTGTGTGGGTCGCTGCGGTTTGGGTGTCGCCGGCAAGTCATCTTTGTCCCATGTGAGTAACGGCGGTTGATATGGATCGTTAGCTGCATTTTTCTCGACAATTGTATCAATGTCATCATatccgaaaaatttatttggcaCGCGTTTTCGCTTCGTACGACCCCCATCGCTGTTCGGAGTGCCCACAGACCCGAAAGGAGTCGTTGGCGTGCCATAAGGATTCGAATTTTGATTTCTTTGAGCTTGAATCGCATGCGCCGAGGGCATGGGCGAATCACTAATGAGCGAAGCGGGCGGTTGATACAACTGCACTGACGTTTGATGGTACGGCTGAAGAGCTAATGGCTCGTTCGGATGCTGCAAAAGTGGTTTTGGGGCATCTTGCGATGACAAATTTGGCGATTCTTGCACCGAAAGTTGCGGAGCGGGACCAGCTGCTTGGAATTCTTGTACGTAGGATTGCGTGAAACTCTCGTAGAGTGATAGTGGATCCACAGGAGCCACGGGAATGTTTGCTTTAACGGGCGTATCTCCCTTCCGTTTATcgcgtttcttctttttcaacttatttttcttctcttttttctcaTCAGGCAAGGAAGGAGTCGAAGGGCGACTATTTTCGATTATTCCATCCGCATTTTCGGGATCCATGCACGTTTGCAGCATCAATTGCCTTCGTTTATCCGCTAATTGTTGATTTGCGAGCTTTTGCGGATGCTCGTCGTAAAATTCCTCATCAGTTTCTGACTCGTCAGTCTCTAAATCGCATTCTAACATGATTGAATCTGGATCAATGGGCTTCGGAGGCTCGATTGGGACAACTTGCTCTTCTTCCTGCGCCTTTTTACGACGTCGCGTTTCGTCATCCGAGTCACTATCCGACGAAGAACTCGAACTCGAAGAGCTACAACTGCAACTTGAACCGCAAGAACAACTCGAACTGCTGCCGCTGCTGCTTGAGGACGAAGAAGACGATGAAACGCGACGTTTTCGGGGCGGCGTACGAGGCGGCGAACTCCTCGGTGAACTGCCACGACGGAAAAATTTCGCTCGTTGCTCGGCTTGAAGGGCAGCTTGACGTTCCTCCGCTTCCCGAAGTAACCTCGCATTATCTCGAATGATGGAGGCGCCTATCTCACTTTCAAAATCATCCACGAAAAGGTTAATTTTGGGCGGGAACATGATGCAATAATCGTGATCTGACTGACAAACCGCAATTTCGAACTTGGTTGTGCGAAATAATTCTTCGTCAGATTTTTCCTTGACTTTTGGCGGGGATTCTTGTCGAACAGAGACATCAGGAACTTCAGTTTTTGCTTCGTCCTGTAAATTTTCCGTGCTTTTTTGATTGGTTTCTGTGTCCAAATCGATCGGATTTCCCTGCGCTTCTTGAAAAGACTTGAAATTCTCCCAAATATCCATGTTTTGAGCGGCATTTTCTTCGTTATTTGCTTCTTCAGGGGTTTCATCCTCAACTTTTTGAAGTTCATTGACGGTTTTTTCCTCATGTTGACCCAAATTCACGGGAGATGGCGCTGATTCATTGTCATCTGAGTCGCTACTGCTGTCAGATTCGCTCAAATTTGGACCCTCAATGCCCGAAATTAGCGCTAAAATGTCTTCgcgcttctttttcttctttgaaacGCGTTTTATGGGTTCTTGTGGCTCGGGAGGTGCTTCCAAATTCTCTTCAACTTTCTTTTCTGCGTCATTTTCGGGTTCATCTTCGGCTTTTAGCTCTTCTACAGGCGGTTCTAATACTCCGTTATGTCGATCCAAGTGtcgcaaaagtaattttttcgaaataaatttcttttcacaACCTTCCTCGGTGCAGGGATAGGGAAAAACGTCGTTATGAACTCTCTTATGAACCCGTAAAGCGACTGCCCTCGTGAATTCCATCGAACAAACTTCGCAATGGAAGATGGCGGGAGGCGTACAAAAGTGATACACATGAGGCCATTTCTTCTGGAGgcattttttgcattgaacGCTTTCCGTACCGTGTCGCCAAAAGAGATGCTTTTGAATATCGGCCTTATTTCGATAGGCGATGCCGCATCTGTAGCACAAATGATGGAGTTTATGCTTCCAAACGTGCGACGAGAGCTTGACGGTATCATGACACTCCTCCAAACAAACGTCACAAGCAAAATGTCGCTTCCTCAGATGGATCATCAACCGAAAAGCGGATGGAAAACGATCCGTATTGCAAAGACAACAACGAAACTCGAAATCCAGAATCGTGTGTTTGTTCGAAACGCCCGGACACATGTGCGAAATGAGATCACAGAAGCTGTAAAACGGGATTTTGCACATGATACAGATCAATTTGCTCTTTAAATGCAACTTTCGGTTATGAACATAAAGCTCCTTATGCGTTCCCGTCGTGAAACGACATTGCATGCACTCGTAAAAGGTCTCTTTGGGGTAAGAAACGGGCTCGACGACGTTCGTTAAGCTGTTGTACGTGTCCAAATTGAGATAAACATTTTCCAATTCCTGCAGCGAAGCTTTAAATTTCGCCACAAAAGTCGGCGGCTTCAGTTCTTCGGCAGTTATGCTATCGACAGTTGCCTGAAAACGATGATTTCCGATCAAATGCAGGGCTAAACCTCTTCCGCAGACCGCAATTCGACGCGCGTGATAACAATACAAGCAATAGGGGATCGTGCGATCCAAACATAACCTCAACAAGTAACTGAGATCAATTTTGTCGAGTGGTTCGATCGTTTGCAGATCATGAACTTGCGTATATTCGTCAGCTACTTCAATGCCATCGTATGGAATAACAGGAGGTTCGATATCCATCGGTTCTTCATTTAAATTCGGCGGAGTTGAAGCACGTTCGGGAGCTTTTTCTTCACTTGTTTCGGGAATTTGATCCGTTTTTATGATCTCTTCGGTGTCACTTTCCGTTGAAGATTCCTCCGAGTCGATTGGCGCGATGTTTTTTGGGATTTGAAGTTTAAGTTTTGGAACAAGAAGTGGTTTTTCGCTTTCTTCTGATGTTGGCAATTGTGCGGAATGTTGCGATGGCAGTTCAAGTTGCACGTTTTCTTTGTCCTGATCGATATTTTCTGCGGGAATTGGGGTTGATGGGAACAAATCGGGCTTTTTGAGGGCATCGtcagtcgttgttgttgttgttgctgcagaGTTGAAGGGAGATGCGAATGATCGATACATATCGCCATCGTCGAAATTGTTCATCTGCGGTGTCAGAATGGGCGGATTGATGGCGGATGCGTcgaattctgaaaaataaataaaaattaaatttgattagaatttgatcataaatttttttttgtcacattaaaatatttatttaatttttttcaattcaaaaatttattttttgttttttcaataaaaaaaaaataaatgtgaaattttttagttaaaacttttaattttttcaaattacaaaaaaaaattaaaaaataaatttattttaaaaaaaataatcaaaagttcattcaaaataatgataaaaagtttcataataaaaaaaaaaatactttttaaaattttgtaaaataaaaaaaaatattttaaaaatttttctttcaaatttatttttttttctttcaaaattgacaaaatttgaatgaaaatattaaatttcacaaattctaaaaatttttctcaaaatatttgagatcttttgtcaaatttttttttttaattttgttttccttaattaaattgtttaatatttttataattaaattattttttttaatattttcaaaaaaaaaaaaaattgaaattattttttaaaaatattcaaaataattttttttaaatttttttcttaattttaaaaataattttaattgttaatattaaagaaaaaatttaatttgacttaaatttatgaaataaaattcaaaaaaaatttttagatcacttttaaaagaaaaaaaaataaataaaaaattatgggaattttttttaaatttttggatcattagtaattttttttcttaaatttgttttctttgatttaatttattattttttttatataaaattgaattgaaaaaatcaggaaaaataaaaaatgttttcataatatttaaaaatcattgaagaaaagtatttctaaaaaaaaaaaataatttttattttttcaaatttttctaaatatgaatttataaaataattttgattaaaaaaatttacgaaaaaaattaaagtcaaattaaatagaataaaattaaatttttaaataaaatttttaatttttttttaattttgtttttttcaatttttaaggaaaaaaaaatcttaatggaatttttttttaaaatattgttaaatttctgtttaatttttttattaaaaaataattttaaaaaattaaattaacgagaattttttttaaattaaattttttgaattttttaaaaatttttgatgaaaataaaaataaattaaacaaaatctcataaaaattaactactCACCATTTGCTTTATTGAGTAAACTATTTTCCGGGGTTTGTTCTCCATTCACTCTCGTCTCGTTATTTTGCAACAGCGGCGAC
The sequence above is drawn from the Culicoides brevitarsis isolate CSIRO-B50_1 chromosome 1, AGI_CSIRO_Cbre_v1, whole genome shotgun sequence genome and encodes:
- the LOC134827672 gene encoding cytochrome b5 reductase 4 isoform X2, which codes for MDESKRDELMKKLQSRAANRIQMQQPLNLNPLSSSGSATGNPRNKTALKPGHSLMDWIRLGSSGVDLTGTGGVITAVSHAELAKHNKPDDCWIALRGRVYNVTRYMDFHPGGGEELMRGAGKDATALFDSVHAWVNYEQLLSKCLVGPLRNTVTIDFSNSRKASSKKLVGPDKSENAADAPTTVPADKKEIVPRFDWIQKTADIVLTFYTRALCNPGLIVECHHADAKTFSIRVFVEDVTHLFKITFFADVRWPCTIRLSSETGKIELLFMKTEPNLWTSYGTMEREKITDLDSKMYEYDVQGREELTHDSRALLLTAKEKVQMITPIGFHVNLTANINGSNITRSYTPIPRTFSPLNGTPGNIPLLVKSCGALSQYITRSLPFASQLKVSRPMGTFQLTSVKDHRRFALLAAGSGLTPMLTLMEYLLKRSTNKVEVIQLLYFNKTEADVWCRATIDALVEKEDRLIVRHILSSPSESWTGESGLVSKEQLTTLTDTKNPNHVTFISICGPVPFNNLCSQFLREINFKPDNIHFFQG